The region GATAAAGGCAGAAACCTGAATATGTAAAATGGAGCTCGGGCTTCATTTTTCCCATTATTAAATGCAGCGCCCAAATGCACCTGTGCTGCAGAGACATACATAAATCCATCTGTCGCATTATAACTTACGCCGTCGGGCCAAAGCATTTTTTCATCAGAAGCTAGTGTATGAACGCTTCTGTCAGCTGCCAAAACTATGGAGACACTGTGGCTTTCAACCGCTGTGAGGTACAGATTGCCAGCAATATCGATACTTAAACCTCCGTTATTTGGTTTTGCGGAGTAGGTTTCAATTTTGGAATTCAGGTCAGTATCTGTAAATTGTACGTTAATTAAATCCTGAATTTTGATCCTGTAAATCTTAGTTCCGTTCAACGGTGAATAATACAGCCACTCAAAATCTTTATCTGCTGTTATGCCGTCACAGCCAACTAATAAGTTGTTTTTGCCTGAGGTTAATATTTTACCGTCAACTTTTATCGGAATATTTTCAGGAAGAGTCGTTCTGTGTCCTTCCAGAATTCTTTTGGTTATTCCAGTATTCATATCAACAGTTAACAGAGAAGCCGTGCTTCCATCACCGCCATTTCCAATACCTTCGTCGGCAATAATAAAAAAGCCGTGTTTAGTGTCAACTACAAAATCATTAGATTGTGTATTCTTTTTGCTGGTGATTTGCGGAAGATAGTAAATGCGTTCCAATCGGTTAAAACGAGTATTCCATCCTACAATTTTGGGTGTTACCTCATTTCTCTGTCCCATATCCAGCATCCAGATAATACCATTTTCATCACTTCTGACACCTAACACATTACTTAAAAAATGATCGTCTGCCGCTCTGGGCGTATTCCACTCCAGATTAGGAAACGGCACGCTTTTTTTTGTTTTTGCGTCATATTTTTTTACGCGGATTTCCGGATTGAAAAATGGGTGCAGACTATAAATTAGATCTCCCTGAGGCGTAAATGCAATGTTTCCTGCAGCTTCATCTAAAGACGCAAATATTTCAGGGGTCAAAACTTCACCAGTCCATTTAGCAGGTTCTTTTTGGTTGGAATCTTTATAATAATTATCAGAACCTGTAATCCAATCCATTCTGGATGGAGAAAAGAAATCAATATCTATAGTATTGTCTTCCAGAGAAACAAAGCTATGAGGTACATTAGGAGGAATTATAATGCCTTCGCCCGCTTTAACTATAACTTCCCCGCCTTCAGTTAACACCTTTACGCTTCCTTGCGTTATCAGGGAATACTGCTTATTGCTGTGCTGATGCATTGGAACTACGGCTCCTTTTTTATAAGTAAAATAACCAATAGTTCCTTTTTCTCCCGAAATCATCCCCCGGGTCAAAAGTTCGTTAACAGATTTTGACGGCAGTTCCTTTAAGGAAAAGTGCTGTGTTTTTTGAGCACCGCTGTTTAATGCAAATGCCAAAAATAAAATGCTGAGAATATTTTTTGCCATTTTTAATTGATTTTAATTTTTACAACTTTAAACGGTTTTTTAAACAGCTCTTTTTCCTGATGAAACCAGGGAGAGTTTTGTATTTGTGAAACCGATACATACAGATATCCATCTTCGGAGATACTGTAGCTGTCGGGCCATATCAGTTCATTGTCATTCTGTACTATTGTTTGCATTTTTAAGTCTGGCGTAATCTTTACGATGCTGTTTTTTTCCAGGTCGCCAAAATAGAGATTGCCTTTTTTATCGAATATCATGCCGTCGGTAGTTGTAAATTTTCCTAAACTCTCAACATTTTTATTCAGGATTTCATCAGATATGTCAAACTGTCGAAGCAGTTCTGTTTTAATTCTGTATAAATTATCATCAGTCAGCGCTTTAAAATACAGCCATTTTTTATCTGGAGTTAAAGCAATTCCATCTGAATTCACTTTTAATGGTGTTCCGTCTCCTTTCAGCAGCTCTTTCCCTAAAGGAGAAAAATGGTAAGCAGGATCTGATTTTACTGCTGGCGAGTCTCCCAGAACAAATTTTGAACTTCCTGTCTTTGTATTTAAAATAATAATACCGCCAGTATTGGAATTGGTGATGTAAGCAAAGCCATTAACAGTATCAACGCGGATATCATTAAGATAAACATTCTCGCCGGCGACATTTTCAGGAAAACGGTAAATTTGTTCTATCTGGTTGGTTTTCAGATTTATTTTGACAATTTTGTTGTTTTTATTATACACCTTACCAAGTCCGATGCCTGCAGCGTCAACAACCCATAAAAAACCTTTGTCATCTGTTACTACCGCCTGCACGCACACAAACTTGTTTTGTCCGTCTTCTCCTTTCTTAAAACTGTTCCATTCTGCGTCAGGGTAGGGAATAGGTCTGCCTTTTATAACTTCGACTACCGAATACTTATGTTTTTCTAGCCAGTAGGGATAATTTACAAACA is a window of Flavobacterium crocinum DNA encoding:
- a CDS encoding L-dopachrome tautomerase-related protein, which gives rise to MAKNILSILFLAFALNSGAQKTQHFSLKELPSKSVNELLTRGMISGEKGTIGYFTYKKGAVVPMHQHSNKQYSLITQGSVKVLTEGGEVIVKAGEGIIIPPNVPHSFVSLEDNTIDIDFFSPSRMDWITGSDNYYKDSNQKEPAKWTGEVLTPEIFASLDEAAGNIAFTPQGDLIYSLHPFFNPEIRVKKYDAKTKKSVPFPNLEWNTPRAADDHFLSNVLGVRSDENGIIWMLDMGQRNEVTPKIVGWNTRFNRLERIYYLPQITSKKNTQSNDFVVDTKHGFFIIADEGIGNGGDGSTASLLTVDMNTGITKRILEGHRTTLPENIPIKVDGKILTSGKNNLLVGCDGITADKDFEWLYYSPLNGTKIYRIKIQDLINVQFTDTDLNSKIETYSAKPNNGGLSIDIAGNLYLTAVESHSVSIVLAADRSVHTLASDEKMLWPDGVSYNATDGFMYVSAAQVHLGAAFNNGKNEARAPFYIFRFLPLSKGVSNR
- a CDS encoding L-dopachrome tautomerase-related protein; its protein translation is MKTYIEIGIVLIAVFTISCNNPSSKKQINAVSSDDAGNEVKIEQVFADSTYQLTGVAVAEDNRLFVNYPYWLEKHKYSVVEVIKGRPIPYPDAEWNSFKKGEDGQNKFVCVQAVVTDDKGFLWVVDAAGIGLGKVYNKNNKIVKINLKTNQIEQIYRFPENVAGENVYLNDIRVDTVNGFAYITNSNTGGIIILNTKTGSSKFVLGDSPAVKSDPAYHFSPLGKELLKGDGTPLKVNSDGIALTPDKKWLYFKALTDDNLYRIKTELLRQFDISDEILNKNVESLGKFTTTDGMIFDKKGNLYFGDLEKNSIVKITPDLKMQTIVQNDNELIWPDSYSISEDGYLYVSVSQIQNSPWFHQEKELFKKPFKVVKIKIN